In Euphorbia lathyris chromosome 10, ddEupLath1.1, whole genome shotgun sequence, a single genomic region encodes these proteins:
- the LOC136209432 gene encoding photosystem II D2 protein-like → MMGVAGVLGAALLCAIHGAIMENTLFEDGDGANTFRAFNPTQAKETYSMVTANRFWSQIFGVAFSNKRWLHFFMLFVPVTGLWMSALGVVVDLALNLRAYNFVSQEIRAAEDPEFETFYTKNILLNEGIRAWMAAQDQPHENLIFPEEVLPRGNAL, encoded by the exons ATGATGGGAGTTGCTGGCGTATTGGGCGCTGCCCTGTTATGCGCTATTCATGGTGCTATTATGGAAAATACTTTATTTGAAGATGGTGATGGTGCCAATACATTCCGTGCTTTTAACCCAACTCAAGCTAAAGAAACTTATTCAATGGTCACCGCTAACCGCTTTTGGTCTCAAATCTTTGGGGTTGCTTTTTCCAATAAACGTTGGTTACATTTCTTTATGTTATTTGTACCAGTAACTGGTTTATGGATGAGCGCTCTTGGAGTAGTCG TCGACTTGGCTCTAAATCTACGTGCCTATAACTTCGTTTCTCAGGAAATCCGTGCAGCAGAAGATCCTGAATTTGAGACTTTCTACACTAAAAATATTCTCTTAAACGAAGGTATTCGTGCTTGGATGGCGGCTCAAGATCAGCCTCATGAAAACCTTATATTCCCTGAGGAGGTTCTACCACGTGGAAACGCTCTTTAA
- the LOC136208623 gene encoding aquaporin TIP1-1, with product MPIRNIAIGDTREATHPDALKAALAEFISTLIFVFAGEGSGMAFNKLTDNGAASPAGLVAAALAHAFALFVAVSVGANISGGHVNPAVTFGAFVGGNISLLRGILYWIAQLAGSTVACLLLKFSTGGLATSAFALSAGVGVWNAFVFEIVMTFGLVYTVYATAVDPKKGSLGTIAPIAIGFIVGANILAGGAFDGASMNPAVSFGPALVSWSWTNHWVYWAGPLVGGGLAGLIYETIFIGHGDHEQLPTTDY from the exons ATGCCGATCAGAAACATAGCTATCGGCGATACACGGGAGGCGACTCATCCGGACGCCTTGAAGGCGGCTCTGGCTGAGTTCATCTCCACTCTAATTTTCGTCTTCGCCGGCGAAGGATCTGGTATGGCCTTCAATAAGCTAACCGACAACGGCGCTGCGTCTCCCGCCGGCCTTGTCGCGGCTGCTCTCGCTCACGCTTTCGCTCTTTTTGTTGCTGTCTCCGTCGGTGCTAACATCTCCGGCGGTCATGTTAATCCTGCTGTTACTTTCGGCGCTTTCGTCGGTGGTAACATTTCTCTCCTCCGTGGTATTTTGTACTGGATCGCTCAGCTCGCCGGCTCCACCGTCGCTTGCTTGCTTCTCAAATTCAGCACCGGCGGCTTG GCTACATCTGCTTTTGCTCTATCAGCCGGTGTGGGAGTATGGAACGCCTTTGTTTTTGAGATTGTGATGACTTTTGGACTAGTGTACACCGTCTACGCCACCGCGGTCGACCCGAAGAAGGGTAGTTTGGGAACAATTGCCCCAATTGCAATTGGTTTCATCGTCGGAGCAAATATTTTGGCGGGTGGGGCATTTGACGGAGCCTCAATGAACCCAGCGGTTTCATTCGGACCGGCTTTGGTTAGCTGGAGCTGGACCAACCATTGGGTATACTGGGCCGGGCCTTTGGTCGGAGGTGGGCTTGCTGGGCTTATTTATGAGACCATTTTCATTGGTCACGGAGACCATGAGCAACTCCCCACCACTGACTACTGA